A genomic region of Janthinobacterium lividum contains the following coding sequences:
- a CDS encoding putative bifunctional diguanylate cyclase/phosphodiesterase: MTLFPVSDFLGDSAALCDAVVRLRGPALVAELGRIASAVMASPHGRFLPAANMDAAAPVALFPDDTPALLQEISFDGHCFGHYSVAGRPLYNDADRRHLASLASLTAGVLQVHSLAQRSTHAYAQVEALLAQQTQILDQLHESVLTMDLTGYITSWNKGAERLFGYTSVEAVGRNILFLYDDEDTGFHDAFLEQGGRLMEVRRRKKSGEIFWASLSLSPLQDLDDKPIGLIAYLTDITERKLAEERLHHLAYYDPLTSLPNRTLLAKLVDQALSVAQRSKMLGCVLFIDLNRFKLINDTLGRRIGDELLRQVSLRFRHALRDQDLVARLGGDEFAVGLFDIGQHFEASMVAQKLLASLVEPFLIEGHDLRVGASIGISVYPQDGQDAETLLRLADIAMYRAKQDSGGEAESVAFYSQDMNLGMQARMRLETGLRQALSEQQLLLHYQPKYALASGRIIGAEALVRWHHPQHGMIPPAEFIPLAESTGLVVQVGEWVLEAACAQAQAWKLAGLPPIRLAVNVSAREFTAALPARVAATLARYGLEAAWLELEITESTLMHNIERVIGIMDRITALGVALSLDDFGTGYSSLSYLKRFPIDTLKIDRSFTTGIPTDASDCAIASTIISIAQQLHHKVIAEGVETAEQLAFLKSSGCDEVQGYLFSRPLPAGEFEKALRKNWGV; the protein is encoded by the coding sequence ATGACCCTGTTTCCGGTGTCGGATTTCCTCGGTGACAGCGCCGCCCTGTGCGACGCCGTCGTGCGTTTGCGCGGCCCTGCGCTGGTGGCCGAGCTGGGCCGTATTGCCAGCGCCGTGATGGCCAGCCCGCATGGCCGCTTCCTGCCTGCGGCCAACATGGACGCCGCTGCGCCGGTCGCGCTGTTTCCCGACGATACGCCCGCCTTGCTGCAGGAAATCAGTTTCGACGGCCACTGCTTCGGCCATTACAGCGTGGCGGGACGCCCGCTGTATAACGACGCCGACCGCCGCCACCTGGCCAGCCTGGCATCGTTGACGGCCGGCGTCTTGCAAGTGCATTCGCTGGCGCAACGCTCGACCCATGCTTACGCGCAAGTCGAAGCCTTGCTGGCGCAGCAGACGCAAATCCTCGATCAATTGCACGAATCCGTGCTGACGATGGACTTGACTGGCTACATCACCAGCTGGAACAAGGGCGCCGAGCGCCTGTTCGGCTACACCTCGGTGGAAGCCGTGGGGCGCAACATCCTGTTCCTGTACGACGACGAAGACACGGGTTTCCACGACGCCTTCCTGGAGCAGGGAGGGCGCCTGATGGAGGTGCGCCGCCGAAAGAAGTCGGGCGAGATCTTCTGGGCCAGCCTGTCCTTGTCGCCGCTGCAAGACCTGGATGACAAGCCCATCGGACTCATCGCCTACCTGACGGACATCACGGAGCGCAAGCTGGCCGAAGAGCGCCTGCACCACCTGGCCTATTACGACCCCCTGACCAGCCTGCCTAACCGTACCTTGCTGGCCAAGCTGGTCGACCAGGCCCTCAGCGTGGCGCAGCGCAGCAAGATGCTCGGCTGCGTGCTGTTCATCGACTTGAACCGTTTTAAACTGATCAACGATACCCTGGGCCGGCGCATCGGCGACGAATTGCTGCGGCAAGTCTCGCTGCGTTTCCGCCACGCCTTGCGCGACCAGGACCTGGTGGCCCGCCTGGGCGGCGACGAGTTCGCCGTCGGCCTGTTCGATATCGGCCAGCATTTCGAGGCCAGCATGGTGGCGCAAAAGCTGCTGGCCTCGCTGGTGGAACCGTTTTTGATCGAAGGCCACGACTTGCGCGTGGGCGCCAGCATCGGCATCAGCGTGTATCCGCAAGATGGGCAGGACGCGGAAACCCTGCTGCGCCTGGCCGATATCGCCATGTACCGGGCCAAGCAGGACAGCGGCGGCGAAGCGGAAAGCGTGGCCTTCTACAGCCAGGACATGAACCTGGGCATGCAGGCGCGCATGCGCCTGGAAACAGGCTTGCGCCAGGCCCTGTCTGAGCAGCAACTGCTGCTGCACTACCAGCCAAAGTATGCCTTGGCCAGCGGGCGCATCATCGGCGCCGAAGCCCTGGTGCGCTGGCACCACCCGCAGCACGGCATGATCCCGCCCGCCGAGTTTATTCCTTTGGCCGAATCGACGGGGCTGGTGGTGCAAGTGGGCGAGTGGGTGCTGGAAGCGGCCTGCGCCCAGGCGCAAGCGTGGAAACTGGCCGGCCTGCCGCCGATCCGCCTGGCCGTCAACGTGTCCGCACGCGAATTCACGGCAGCCCTGCCCGCCAGGGTGGCCGCGACCCTGGCCCGCTACGGCCTGGAAGCGGCCTGGCTGGAGCTGGAAATCACGGAAAGCACCCTGATGCACAATATCGAGAGGGTCATCGGCATCATGGACCGTATCACGGCGCTGGGCGTGGCCCTGTCGCTGGACGATTTCGGCACTGGTTACTCAAGCTTGTCCTACCTCAAGCGTTTCCCCATCGACACATTAAAGATCGACCGCTCGTTCACCACCGGCATTCCGACAGATGCCAGCGACTGCGCCATCGCCAGCACCATCATCAGCATCGCCCAGCAGCTGCACCATAAAGTTATCGCGGAAGGCGTGGAAACGGCGGAGCAGCTGGCCTTCCTGAAGAGTTCTGGCTGCGACGAAGTGCAGGGCTATCTGTTCTCGCGGCCGTTGCCGGCGGGGGAGTTCGAGAAGGCGCTGCGGAAAAACTGGGGCGTTTAG
- a CDS encoding cache domain-containing protein — translation MKLRQKVIFLAITPLILALCAIAFAVRHQAITLAEQQRATIQQAYLASKEAELKHYVTLASHSIASLYQSGRKDEATQEEAKRILSALSYGDDGYFFIYDLQGKSLMHPRQPELVGQNLWQLRDAEGNLTIQRLMQRAKSGGGFERYNWIKPSTNKSAPKLGYVILMPEWGWMMGTGIYMDDVDQALAKVDAQQSRNIRSTMELIAAIAILGSLLVAACGLVLNLRELRVADAKLKVLAQRVVESQEEERARLSRDLHDGISQWLVSIKLQIEAGIARLAGNTEQKEKAPATFERAAEQLNKVLGEVRRISHNLRPAILDDLGLAAALDHLVHEFNDSSSAQASFTASPAAAGEGLPDMVNTVLFRIAQEALTNCERHAHARGVEVSLHEAGKAVELRIQDNGGGFDFDGIALHPQRGIGLRNMTERMEAIGGSLHITSSAAGTLVLARLALPPSH, via the coding sequence ATGAAACTCAGACAGAAAGTCATCTTCCTGGCCATCACGCCGCTGATCCTCGCCCTGTGCGCCATTGCATTTGCCGTGCGGCACCAGGCCATCACCCTGGCCGAGCAGCAGCGCGCCACCATCCAGCAGGCGTATTTGGCCAGCAAGGAAGCTGAACTCAAGCATTACGTGACCCTGGCCAGCCATTCCATCGCTTCCCTGTACCAGTCGGGGCGCAAGGATGAGGCCACGCAAGAGGAGGCCAAGCGCATCCTGTCCGCCCTCAGCTATGGCGACGACGGCTATTTCTTCATCTATGATTTGCAGGGCAAGTCGCTGATGCATCCGCGCCAGCCCGAACTGGTGGGGCAGAATCTGTGGCAATTGCGCGACGCCGAGGGCAATCTGACCATCCAGCGCCTGATGCAGCGGGCGAAGAGCGGCGGCGGCTTTGAGCGCTACAACTGGATCAAGCCGTCGACGAACAAGTCCGCCCCCAAGCTCGGCTATGTGATCCTGATGCCGGAATGGGGCTGGATGATGGGTACCGGCATTTATATGGATGACGTGGACCAGGCGCTGGCCAAGGTTGATGCCCAGCAGTCGCGCAATATCCGCTCGACCATGGAACTGATCGCCGCCATCGCCATCCTCGGCTCCCTGCTGGTGGCCGCCTGCGGCCTCGTGCTGAACCTGCGCGAATTGCGGGTGGCCGACGCCAAGCTGAAAGTGCTGGCGCAGCGCGTGGTGGAATCGCAGGAAGAAGAGCGGGCGCGGCTGTCGCGCGACTTGCATGACGGCATCAGCCAGTGGCTGGTGTCCATCAAGCTGCAGATCGAGGCGGGCATCGCGCGCCTGGCCGGCAATACCGAGCAAAAAGAAAAGGCGCCCGCCACCTTCGAGCGGGCCGCCGAGCAACTCAACAAGGTGCTGGGCGAAGTGCGGCGCATTTCGCACAACCTGCGCCCGGCCATCCTCGACGACCTGGGCCTGGCCGCCGCGCTCGACCACCTCGTGCATGAATTTAACGACAGCAGCAGCGCGCAAGCCAGTTTCACGGCCAGCCCGGCGGCGGCGGGCGAGGGCTTGCCCGACATGGTCAATACCGTATTGTTCCGCATCGCCCAGGAAGCGCTGACCAATTGCGAGCGCCATGCCCACGCCCGCGGCGTGGAAGTGAGCTTGCACGAGGCGGGCAAGGCCGTGGAATTGCGCATCCAGGATAATGGCGGCGGCTTCGATTTCGATGGCATCGCCCTGCATCCGCAGCGCGGCATCGGTCTGCGCAACATGACGGAACGCATGGAAGCCATCGGCGGCAGCCTGCACATCACCTCGTCTGCGGCCGGTACCCTGGTGCTGGCGCGGCTCGCCCTTCCACCCTCACACTGA
- a CDS encoding carbon starvation CstA family protein, which produces MNRIFKQLGWAALALAGAGSLGVVALQRGEPISAIWIVIAAVCVYLIAYRFYSLFIADKVLGLDARRMTPAFKHNDGLDHVPTNKYVLFGHHFAAIAGAGPLVGPVLAAQMGYLPGMLWILAGVVFAGAVQDFIVLFISMRRDGRSLGDLIKAELGEIPGMIALLGCFMIMVIILAVLALIVVKALTGSPWGSFTVMATIPIALFMGVYSRFIRVGRIGEISIIGFVLLMLAIIGGQYVQEHAVLGPMFTFTGTELTWMLIGYGFIASVLPVWLLLAPRDYLSTFLKIGTILGLAIGIIVVAPYLKMPAMTKFIDGSGPVWSGNLFPFLFITIACGAVSGFHALISSGTTPKMIENESHARFIGYGAMLMESFVAIMALVAASTIEPGIYFAMNSPAALIGTTAESAAQAISQWGFYVTPEMLTQTAKDVGEHSIISRAGGAPTLAVGMAQILSGAIGGKAMMAFWYHFAILFEALFILTAVDAGTRAGRFMLQDLLGSFVPALKQTENVIANLLATGLCVAAWGYFLYQGVVDPLGGINTLWPLFGIANQMLAAIALILGTCVLFKMKRGQYAWVTITPTIWLLLCTLTAGWQKIFDANPRVGFLAHAKKYSAALDEGTLLAPAKSVAQMQQIIFNDYLDAGLAAFFVIVVVSVLFFGIRTIMKARADSRPSTKETPFQAMPTVQ; this is translated from the coding sequence ATGAACCGCATTTTCAAACAACTGGGCTGGGCAGCGCTTGCGCTGGCAGGCGCCGGGTCTCTGGGCGTCGTCGCCCTGCAACGTGGCGAACCGATCAGCGCGATCTGGATCGTCATCGCCGCCGTCTGCGTGTATCTGATCGCCTACCGTTTCTACAGCCTGTTCATCGCCGACAAGGTACTGGGCCTGGACGCGCGCCGCATGACGCCGGCCTTCAAGCACAACGATGGCCTCGATCACGTGCCGACGAATAAATATGTGCTGTTCGGCCACCATTTTGCGGCGATCGCCGGCGCCGGTCCCCTGGTCGGCCCCGTGCTGGCCGCGCAGATGGGCTATCTGCCCGGCATGCTGTGGATCTTGGCGGGCGTGGTGTTTGCGGGCGCCGTGCAGGATTTCATCGTGCTGTTCATTTCCATGCGCCGCGACGGCCGCTCGCTGGGCGACCTGATCAAGGCGGAACTGGGCGAAATTCCCGGCATGATCGCCCTGCTCGGCTGCTTCATGATCATGGTCATCATCCTGGCCGTGCTGGCATTGATCGTCGTCAAGGCGCTGACCGGCTCCCCATGGGGCAGCTTCACCGTGATGGCAACGATCCCCATCGCGCTGTTCATGGGTGTGTATTCGCGCTTCATCCGCGTGGGCCGCATCGGCGAAATTTCCATCATCGGTTTTGTCTTGCTGATGCTGGCCATCATCGGCGGCCAGTACGTGCAGGAACACGCCGTGCTGGGCCCGATGTTCACGTTCACGGGCACGGAACTGACGTGGATGCTGATCGGCTACGGCTTCATCGCCTCGGTGCTGCCCGTGTGGCTGCTGCTGGCGCCGCGCGACTACCTGTCGACTTTCCTGAAAATCGGCACCATCCTGGGCCTGGCCATCGGCATCATCGTCGTCGCGCCGTACCTGAAAATGCCGGCCATGACCAAGTTCATCGACGGCTCCGGCCCCGTCTGGTCGGGCAATCTGTTCCCCTTCCTGTTCATCACGATTGCCTGCGGCGCCGTGTCCGGCTTCCACGCCTTGATTTCCTCGGGCACCACGCCGAAGATGATTGAAAACGAAAGCCACGCCCGCTTCATCGGCTATGGCGCCATGCTGATGGAATCATTTGTCGCCATCATGGCCCTGGTAGCCGCCTCGACCATCGAGCCTGGCATCTATTTCGCCATGAACAGCCCGGCCGCCCTGATCGGCACCACCGCCGAGTCCGCCGCACAGGCCATCTCGCAATGGGGCTTCTATGTGACGCCGGAAATGCTGACGCAGACGGCCAAGGACGTGGGCGAGCACAGCATCATCTCGCGCGCCGGCGGCGCACCGACCCTGGCGGTCGGCATGGCGCAGATTCTGTCCGGCGCCATCGGCGGCAAGGCCATGATGGCCTTCTGGTACCACTTCGCGATCCTGTTCGAAGCGCTGTTCATCCTGACTGCCGTCGATGCGGGCACGCGTGCGGGCCGCTTCATGCTGCAAGACTTGCTGGGCAGCTTCGTGCCAGCTTTGAAACAGACGGAAAACGTCATCGCCAACCTGCTGGCCACTGGCCTGTGCGTGGCGGCCTGGGGCTACTTCTTGTACCAGGGCGTGGTCGATCCATTGGGCGGCATCAACACCCTGTGGCCGCTGTTCGGCATCGCCAACCAGATGCTGGCGGCCATCGCACTGATCCTCGGCACCTGCGTGCTGTTCAAGATGAAGCGTGGCCAGTATGCGTGGGTCACCATCACGCCGACGATCTGGCTGCTGCTGTGCACCCTGACGGCGGGCTGGCAAAAGATTTTCGACGCCAACCCGCGCGTCGGCTTCCTCGCGCACGCCAAGAAATACTCGGCGGCCCTGGATGAAGGCACCCTGCTGGCGCCGGCCAAGTCGGTGGCGCAGATGCAACAGATCATCTTCAACGATTACCTGGACGCCGGTCTGGCCGCCTTCTTCGTCATCGTCGTCGTCAGCGTGCTGTTCTTCGGCATCCGCACCATCATGAAGGCGCGCGCCGACAGCCGTCCGAGCACCAAGGAAACGCCGTTCCAGGCCATGCCCACGGTGCAATGA
- a CDS encoding EAL and HDOD domain-containing protein, whose protein sequence is MHVPQASTAPLLAALAAADAYAFLAPLDCIIPLADPHGVDEAVLAQLAPQRTIFRLPAHLAGDKQIQKKCQQWRDAGYRLILDGADAGPVAAAQVDARALSFDASGARPALHQLLPLAGPHLAYNIADAEQFAALQELGVSWFAGDYALHHARQQSEPEDATSRRRLLALLGLLARDADAHELEVPLKQDPSLSYHLLKLVNSAAFGFTAPITSFSQAITLLGRRQLQRWLQLLLYARQQDDGKIHALLPLAAVRAAQMEALCQLRGGDRDAQDLAFMAGVFSLLDVLLGMPMQEIIATLNLAPEVSTALLERNGELGTLLALVESAAPPPEGLRRAGIDGETYWRSLLQAYQWAIQVSRNL, encoded by the coding sequence TTGCATGTACCGCAGGCCTCGACGGCGCCGCTGCTGGCGGCGCTGGCCGCCGCCGATGCGTATGCCTTCCTGGCGCCGCTCGACTGCATCATTCCCCTGGCCGATCCGCATGGCGTGGACGAGGCCGTGCTGGCGCAACTGGCGCCGCAACGCACCATCTTCCGTTTGCCGGCCCATCTTGCCGGCGACAAGCAGATCCAGAAAAAATGCCAGCAATGGCGCGACGCCGGCTACCGCCTCATCCTCGATGGCGCCGATGCCGGTCCCGTGGCGGCGGCGCAAGTCGACGCGCGCGCGCTGAGCTTTGACGCGTCCGGTGCGCGCCCGGCCCTGCACCAGTTGCTGCCCTTGGCGGGGCCGCACCTGGCGTACAACATCGCCGACGCGGAGCAGTTTGCTGCCTTGCAAGAACTCGGCGTGAGCTGGTTTGCCGGCGACTACGCCCTGCACCATGCGCGCCAGCAAAGCGAGCCGGAAGACGCCACGTCGCGGCGCCGCCTGCTGGCGCTGCTGGGCTTGCTGGCCCGCGATGCCGACGCGCACGAACTGGAAGTGCCGCTCAAGCAAGATCCATCGCTCAGCTATCATTTATTGAAACTGGTCAATTCAGCCGCCTTCGGCTTCACGGCGCCGATTACCAGCTTCAGCCAGGCCATTACCCTGCTGGGCCGGCGCCAGCTGCAGCGCTGGCTGCAACTGCTGCTGTATGCGCGGCAACAGGACGATGGCAAGATCCACGCGCTGCTGCCGCTGGCGGCCGTGCGCGCGGCGCAGATGGAAGCGCTGTGCCAGCTGCGCGGCGGCGACCGCGACGCGCAGGACCTGGCCTTCATGGCGGGCGTGTTCTCGCTGCTCGACGTCCTGCTGGGCATGCCGATGCAGGAAATCATCGCCACCCTGAATCTGGCGCCGGAAGTGAGCACCGCCTTGCTCGAACGCAATGGCGAACTGGGCACCTTGCTGGCACTGGTCGAAAGCGCCGCGCCGCCGCCCGAAGGCTTGCGCCGCGCCGGCATCGATGGAGAAACCTATTGGCGCAGCCTGCTGCAGGCCTACCAATGGGCCATCCAGGTCAGCCGGAACCTCTAG
- a CDS encoding response regulator: MFNFQRSSISQKLTMISVLSSGCALLLVFVAFALTSVLSHKNDEGKQLLSLAGVIGAAGAVPLLAGKSAQGQAEQVLAALSARDEVAQAALFDKGGRLFALYRAPQHADGLPAPEDMDPALLADMAVQPVTQGSGTTLAPAMRLYRPVYRPGEPQQIIGAVLIEADLNHMWRDIGRHVGAIGGATVLSFLIAVFLARRFKSVIAEPITKLIDTAQKVSSSQTYSHRIAHQRSDELGVLIDSFNDMLAQIDSRDSTLANYRDQLERQVGVRTAQLEKAKDAAEAASHAKSAFLATMSHEIRTPMNGVLGMTELLLASPLSPQQRHYTSMVQRSGQNLLVIINDILDFSKIEAGKLSVEYIRFNFRELLDDIEHVFAPQAEAKNISLEFDIAYDIPIAICGDPNRLRQIIVNLLGNAIKFTETGKVTVKVTVCSEDAPSVGLRFEVHDTGIGVSNEAQTRIFESFSQADGSTTRKHGGTGLGLTISKQLVELMGGTIGVDNALTQGSIFWFEVNFDKRRVDSDDPSFNLKTTRGLRALIVDHTPATRAVLERQLASWHIVSDSAGTASDCLGKLRAAAQAGTPYAVALLDMELPRTSGLALAANIKSDPLLADLKLLLLSTEQAAADPVQRREAGVAFQLIKPARECDLFDCIVTPPRASDSLRIHPPHTARQVGRRQRRRVLLAEDNAVNVEVALAMLDSLGLDVVCARNGEEALQAAQAEDFDLILMDCQMPVMDGFAATAEIRRHEQQCGHARVLPIVAITANALQGDREACLAAGMDDYLSKPFTQQDLGHTIARWITLPRAATVHHSEAPQSHTPQEAPPEVPPPAPASPTSAQPLNRQALENIRALSGTDGDALLERVILAFTGETPRQLSAMREAIAGADAEALRKVAHSLKSGSANVGADGLAQLCKEMEKLGRAGSTEGAAPLLQEMQQAFLAVRESLNAILVKEH, translated from the coding sequence ATGTTCAATTTCCAACGCTCCAGCATCAGCCAGAAGCTGACCATGATTTCGGTACTGTCATCGGGCTGCGCGCTGCTGCTGGTGTTCGTGGCGTTTGCGCTGACGTCCGTGCTCAGCCACAAGAACGATGAAGGCAAGCAATTGCTGTCGCTGGCGGGCGTGATCGGTGCGGCCGGCGCGGTGCCTTTGCTGGCGGGAAAATCGGCGCAGGGGCAGGCGGAACAGGTGTTGGCGGCCTTGTCCGCGCGCGACGAGGTGGCCCAGGCGGCCCTGTTCGACAAGGGCGGGCGCCTGTTCGCTCTATACCGCGCGCCGCAGCATGCGGACGGCCTGCCGGCGCCGGAAGACATGGACCCGGCCTTGCTGGCCGACATGGCCGTGCAGCCCGTCACGCAAGGTTCGGGCACGACCCTGGCGCCCGCCATGCGTTTGTACCGCCCCGTCTACCGGCCAGGCGAGCCGCAACAGATCATCGGTGCCGTGCTGATCGAGGCGGACCTGAACCACATGTGGCGCGACATCGGCCGCCACGTGGGCGCCATCGGCGGCGCCACCGTGCTGTCCTTCCTGATCGCCGTGTTCCTCGCGCGGCGCTTCAAGAGCGTGATCGCCGAACCCATCACCAAGCTGATCGATACAGCACAAAAAGTGTCGAGCAGCCAGACCTACAGCCACCGCATCGCGCACCAGCGCAGCGACGAGCTGGGCGTGCTGATCGACAGTTTCAACGACATGCTGGCGCAGATCGACAGCCGCGACAGCACCCTGGCCAATTACCGCGACCAGCTCGAACGCCAGGTGGGCGTGCGCACGGCGCAGCTGGAAAAGGCCAAGGATGCGGCCGAGGCGGCCAGTCACGCGAAAAGCGCCTTCCTCGCCACCATGAGCCATGAAATCCGCACGCCGATGAATGGCGTGCTGGGCATGACGGAACTGCTGCTAGCCAGCCCTTTGAGCCCGCAGCAGCGCCACTACACGAGCATGGTGCAGCGCTCGGGACAGAATTTACTGGTGATCATCAACGACATCCTCGACTTTTCCAAGATCGAGGCGGGCAAGCTGAGCGTGGAATACATCCGCTTCAATTTCCGCGAATTGCTCGACGACATAGAACACGTGTTCGCGCCGCAGGCGGAAGCGAAAAACATCAGCCTGGAATTCGATATCGCCTACGACATCCCCATCGCCATCTGCGGCGACCCGAACCGTTTGCGCCAGATCATCGTCAATCTGCTGGGCAATGCCATCAAGTTCACGGAAACGGGCAAGGTCACGGTGAAAGTGACCGTGTGCAGCGAAGACGCACCCAGCGTGGGCTTGCGTTTCGAGGTGCACGACACGGGCATCGGCGTGTCGAACGAGGCGCAGACGCGCATCTTCGAATCGTTCTCGCAGGCGGACGGTTCGACCACGCGCAAGCACGGCGGCACCGGCCTGGGGCTGACGATCTCGAAACAGCTGGTGGAGCTGATGGGCGGCACTATCGGCGTTGATAATGCTTTAACGCAAGGCTCGATCTTCTGGTTCGAAGTAAATTTCGATAAGCGGCGGGTCGACAGCGACGACCCGTCCTTCAACCTGAAAACCACGCGAGGGTTACGCGCCTTGATCGTCGACCACACACCCGCCACGCGCGCCGTGCTGGAGCGGCAACTGGCCAGCTGGCACATCGTCAGCGACAGCGCCGGCACGGCCAGCGACTGCCTGGGCAAGCTGCGCGCGGCGGCCCAGGCCGGCACGCCGTATGCCGTGGCCCTGCTGGACATGGAATTGCCGCGCACCAGCGGCCTGGCCCTGGCCGCCAACATCAAGAGCGATCCGCTGCTGGCCGACCTCAAATTACTGCTGCTGAGCACGGAACAGGCGGCGGCCGATCCCGTACAGCGGCGCGAGGCGGGCGTAGCCTTTCAGCTGATCAAGCCGGCCCGCGAATGCGACCTGTTCGACTGCATCGTCACGCCGCCACGCGCCAGCGACAGCCTGCGCATCCATCCGCCGCACACGGCGCGCCAGGTGGGCCGGCGCCAGCGCCGCCGCGTACTGCTGGCCGAGGACAATGCCGTCAACGTGGAAGTGGCGCTGGCCATGCTCGACAGCCTGGGCCTGGACGTCGTCTGCGCGCGCAACGGCGAAGAAGCCTTGCAGGCGGCGCAGGCCGAGGATTTCGATTTGATCTTGATGGATTGCCAGATGCCGGTGATGGATGGCTTTGCCGCCACGGCGGAAATCCGCCGCCACGAACAGCAGTGCGGCCACGCGCGCGTGCTGCCCATCGTCGCCATCACGGCCAATGCGCTGCAGGGCGACCGCGAAGCATGCCTGGCGGCCGGCATGGACGATTACCTGAGCAAACCGTTCACGCAGCAAGACCTGGGCCACACGATCGCCCGCTGGATCACCCTGCCGCGCGCGGCCACCGTGCACCACAGCGAAGCGCCGCAGTCACACACGCCGCAGGAGGCGCCGCCCGAAGTGCCGCCGCCTGCGCCTGCCTCCCCGACATCGGCCCAGCCGCTGAACCGGCAGGCGCTGGAAAACATCCGCGCCCTGTCCGGCACGGATGGCGATGCGCTGCTCGAACGGGTCATCCTCGCCTTTACCGGCGAGACGCCGCGCCAATTGAGCGCCATGCGCGAAGCGATTGCCGGCGCGGATGCGGAAGCGCTGCGCAAGGTGGCGCACAGCCTCAAGTCGGGCAGCGCCAACGTGGGCGCCGATGGCCTGGCGCAGCTGTGCAAGGAGATGGAAAAACTGGGCCGCGCCGGCAGCACCGAGGGCGCGGCTCCCCTGCTGCAAGAAATGCAGCAGGCCTTCCTGGCCGTACGCGAATCGCTGAACGCCATCCTCGTGAAGGAACACTGA
- a CDS encoding response regulator transcription factor, which yields MTEKINILLVDDHPLVRDGLRARLEAVAHFDVVAEAGGADEALSQARAHQVDLVLMDINMRGINGIEATALFKQAFPQIAVLILSMHDKLEYVSQAIAAGARGYVLKDAPGKDIVFAIETVMSGGIYYSAALARQLSRPQVHDSFLTTREQQVLQHIAAGQSNKQIARDLDLSVRTVETHRLNIKRKLGIEGQAELIKYAVEHAHGGSA from the coding sequence ATGACCGAGAAGATCAACATCCTGCTGGTGGACGACCACCCCCTCGTACGCGACGGCTTGCGCGCGCGCCTGGAGGCGGTGGCGCATTTCGACGTGGTGGCCGAGGCGGGCGGCGCCGACGAGGCGTTGAGCCAGGCGCGCGCGCACCAGGTGGACCTCGTGTTGATGGATATCAATATGCGCGGCATCAACGGCATCGAAGCGACGGCGCTGTTCAAGCAGGCGTTTCCGCAGATTGCCGTGTTGATCCTGTCCATGCACGACAAGCTCGAATATGTGTCGCAAGCCATCGCCGCCGGGGCGCGCGGCTATGTGCTCAAAGATGCTCCTGGGAAAGATATCGTCTTCGCCATCGAGACGGTGATGTCCGGCGGCATTTATTACAGCGCGGCCCTGGCGCGGCAACTGTCGCGCCCGCAGGTGCACGATTCCTTCCTCACCACGCGCGAGCAGCAAGTGCTGCAGCACATCGCGGCGGGCCAGTCGAACAAGCAGATCGCCCGCGACCTGGACCTGAGCGTGCGCACGGTGGAGACGCACCGGCTGAACATCAAGCGCAAGCTGGGCATCGAAGGGCAGGCCGAATTGATCAAATATGCGGTCGAGCACGCGCATGGCGGCAGCGCCTGA
- a CDS encoding YbdD/YjiX family protein, with the protein MIDEIIKAGRYLGQSMRLMCGLPEYDTYVAHREVTHPGEPMMTYEEFFRERQEARYGGAGKRGGCC; encoded by the coding sequence ATGATAGACGAAATCATCAAGGCTGGACGGTATCTGGGGCAAAGCATGCGGCTCATGTGCGGCTTGCCCGAGTACGACACCTACGTGGCCCACCGGGAAGTCACCCATCCCGGCGAGCCGATGATGACGTATGAAGAGTTCTTCCGCGAGCGGCAGGAAGCCCGCTATGGCGGAGCGGGCAAGCGTGGCGGTTGCTGTTAG